The proteins below come from a single Deltaproteobacteria bacterium genomic window:
- a CDS encoding FAD:protein FMN transferase, with amino-acid sequence MIGLGGLSHVLSKPDRPGMPGDASRRGYRPMKSPFSKFLFLLVVLLLSPVAGCGHGGPEILKRTQFLMGTLVEITVIARNDQASADALSGAFEVMRRIERLMSRRIEGSDVWRVNRAAGRKAVKISGDVLCVMEKALQVSDLSGGAFDPTVGSLVSLWDRCWKGDRVPSRGEVASALARVGYRDLQIDEDKGALFLRREGMELALGGIAKGYAVDRAFRFLKDLGFKALIVDAGGDLRTGGTKFGAPWVVGIQDPRDESRLMATVEVKEAAVATSGDYERYFIKDGVRYHHILDPVTGFPARRSRSVTVFSDRLVWADALATAVFVLGPERGMALVESLPGTEALIVDGEGRVSISSGMGGRIRFQ; translated from the coding sequence TTGATTGGGTTGGGTGGTTTGTCCCATGTGCTGTCGAAACCGGACAGGCCCGGCATGCCGGGAGATGCGTCTCGCAGGGGTTACAGGCCGATGAAGAGCCCTTTCTCAAAATTCCTTTTTCTCCTTGTGGTACTTCTCCTTTCCCCTGTTGCCGGGTGCGGGCACGGGGGACCTGAGATCCTGAAGCGGACCCAGTTTCTCATGGGTACCCTGGTGGAGATAACCGTGATCGCCCGGAATGACCAGGCATCCGCCGACGCGCTGAGTGGGGCCTTCGAGGTGATGCGGAGGATAGAGAGGCTCATGAGTCGAAGGATAGAAGGGAGCGATGTCTGGAGGGTCAACCGGGCGGCAGGGAGAAAAGCAGTGAAGATCAGCGGCGACGTACTTTGTGTGATGGAGAAGGCCCTCCAGGTCTCGGACCTTTCGGGTGGAGCTTTTGACCCTACGGTGGGGAGCCTGGTGAGCCTCTGGGATCGTTGCTGGAAGGGGGATCGAGTCCCGTCCAGGGGTGAGGTGGCATCAGCACTCGCGCGTGTGGGATACCGTGACCTTCAAATCGACGAGGACAAGGGGGCCCTCTTTCTGAGAAGAGAGGGGATGGAGCTGGCCCTGGGTGGGATCGCCAAGGGGTATGCGGTCGACCGGGCTTTCCGGTTTCTCAAAGACCTGGGATTCAAGGCTCTGATCGTGGATGCAGGAGGCGATCTAAGGACGGGGGGAACCAAGTTCGGCGCTCCCTGGGTCGTGGGGATTCAAGATCCGAGAGACGAATCGAGACTCATGGCGACCGTCGAGGTGAAAGAGGCGGCCGTGGCCACCTCAGGAGACTATGAGCGTTATTTCATCAAGGATGGAGTCAGGTACCACCACATCCTCGACCCCGTGACAGGCTTTCCGGCCAGGAGGTCGAGGAGTGTCACGGTCTTCAGCGACCGGCTCGTCTGGGCCGACGCCCTTGCTACGGCTGTTTTCGTCCTGGGGCCGGAGAGGGGGATGGCCTTGGTGGAGAGTCTGCCCGGGACCGAGGCTCTGATTGTGGATGGGGAGGGAAGGGTCTCGATCTCATCGGGAATGGGAGGGCGGATACGTTTCCAGTAG
- a CDS encoding cytochrome c biogenesis protein ResB, protein MDKNDSKGRNEVLWKAFSSVRMTVFLLILLAGTSVLGTVILQKGTPHQYLVEYGPGLARILDFFGLFDMYHSWWFLAILGLLVVNLLFCSLKRLPSVWRQVFHPRIELAPSRIEAQPFTAAFRAPEGEEGLAEKIGKEIHRFFRNPKRIEGREGLILYFEKGRYGRLGVYVAHLSVIIILAGGMIGSVFGFSGVLKILEGETKESILLRRKGGFVDYPLGYQVRCEDFEISYYDIPGPRKFVSEYTSVLSILENGREVRRVKVRVNHPMAYKGLKFYQSSYGSETEAVLRIRRREADGSHEIRIHEGQRVSLPGNDLSFQLLGYFPQVHNFGPGIQLALFPRGGTPRRIWLFKKIPDYDEKRGGDFVFTLDDVLMKQYTVLQVNRQPGVWVVWVGSGLLIVGTIMAFFIPHRRLWILISGEKGAGRRVLLGGTSHRNRVGFEREFSDLLQRLEGIGLKPIRSASP, encoded by the coding sequence TTGGACAAGAACGATTCAAAGGGGCGGAACGAGGTGTTGTGGAAAGCCTTCTCATCTGTGAGGATGACGGTCTTTCTCCTTATTCTGCTCGCGGGAACATCGGTGCTGGGGACTGTCATCCTCCAGAAGGGCACGCCCCATCAGTACCTCGTGGAATACGGCCCGGGGCTGGCACGGATCCTCGATTTCTTCGGTCTTTTCGACATGTATCACTCCTGGTGGTTCCTGGCCATTCTCGGCCTCCTGGTTGTTAACCTGCTGTTCTGTTCTCTCAAGAGACTGCCCTCGGTATGGCGGCAGGTATTTCATCCCAGGATCGAGCTGGCCCCTTCCAGGATCGAGGCCCAGCCATTCACGGCGGCTTTTCGGGCCCCTGAGGGAGAAGAGGGGCTGGCCGAGAAGATCGGGAAGGAGATTCATCGGTTTTTCCGGAATCCCAAACGGATCGAGGGGCGTGAGGGGCTGATTCTCTACTTTGAGAAGGGGAGGTACGGGCGACTCGGTGTCTACGTCGCCCATCTAAGCGTGATCATCATTCTGGCAGGTGGAATGATCGGATCGGTCTTCGGTTTCAGCGGGGTTCTGAAGATCCTGGAAGGGGAGACAAAGGAGAGCATTCTTCTGCGCAGGAAAGGCGGATTCGTCGACTACCCCCTGGGATACCAGGTGAGGTGTGAGGATTTCGAGATCTCCTATTACGATATTCCGGGTCCCCGGAAGTTCGTGAGCGAGTATACCAGTGTCCTTTCCATCCTCGAGAATGGCAGGGAGGTCCGCCGCGTCAAGGTCCGTGTCAACCACCCGATGGCCTATAAGGGCCTCAAGTTCTATCAGTCTTCCTACGGCAGCGAGACCGAGGCCGTCCTCCGGATCCGCAGGAGGGAAGCGGACGGCTCCCATGAGATCCGGATTCACGAAGGGCAACGGGTGAGTCTTCCCGGCAATGACCTCTCTTTCCAGCTCCTGGGATACTTCCCGCAGGTCCACAACTTCGGACCAGGTATCCAACTGGCCCTGTTTCCCAGGGGTGGAACTCCCAGGCGTATCTGGCTTTTCAAGAAGATCCCCGATTATGATGAGAAAAGGGGGGGTGATTTCGTCTTCACCCTCGATGACGTTCTCATGAAGCAGTACACGGTGCTCCAGGTAAACAGGCAGCCCGGTGTCTGGGTTGTGTGGGTCGGGTCTGGCTTGCTGATTGTCGGCACTATCATGGCCTTTTTCATCCCGCACCGGAGGCTCTGGATTCTTATCTCAGGGGAGAAGGGGGCGGGCAGGAGGGTTCTGCTCGGGGGGACCAGCCATCGAAACAGGGTGGGTTTTGAGAGGGAGTTTTCAGACCTCCTTCAGCGTCTCGAAGGGATAGGGTTGAAGCCGATCCGAAGCGCCTCACCATGA